The Xylophilus rhododendri region CAGGCGCTTGAGGACGTACACCGGTGCTCAGGCCGCGGGCGGCGCCAGCCAGGCATCGGCCAGGGTCGAATAGAAACGCAGCGGGCCTTCGCGCAGGCCCTGCAGGCGCTTGCTGTAGATGGCGTAGAAGTTGAGTTCCAGCAGGTTGATCGAGGGCACGTCCACCTGCGCCAGTTGCTGCATCTGGCCGATGAGTTCGCGCCGCTTGTTCACATCGGCCTCGTCGTGGATGCCCTGGATGATGCGGTCCATCTCTGTCGAGCTGTAGCGCGCGGCGTTGCTGGACACCGAGCCCTTGCGGATGTTCTGCGACCAGTAGCGCCGCTCCACGCCGATCTGCGGATCGGGGTAGGCCGAGTACCAGCCCTGGGCCGTGTCGAAGTCGTAGTCGGTGTACATCTTGCGGATCCAGGTCGGCAGGTCGAAGTTGACCAGCGTCAGCTCCACCCCGACCTTGCCCAGGGCCTGGCGGGTGTATTCGGCGGCGCGCTGGTAGACCGGGCCGTAGGGGCTCACCATGTGGTTGATGCGCAGGCGCACACCGTCCGCGCCGCGTTTGAGGCCCGCCTCGTCGAACAGCTTCTCGGCCTGGGCCGGGTCGAATGCGTACTGCGGCAGGCCGGGCTTGAAGAACTGCTTCTGGTAGCTGGGCACCGGGCCTTCGGCGGGTTTGGCCAGGCCATACCAGATGTTGTCGGCCAGGGCCTTGCGGTCCAGCGCATGGGCGAAGGCGCGGCGGATGCGCACGTCCTGGAACTGCGGGCGCTGCATGTTGAAGTCGATGAAGAACATCGGCGCGGGAGCTTCCCAGCCCTTGGTGTCCACCACCAGGGCGGGGTTCCTGCGCAGGCGCTCCACATCGGATTCGGGCACCGGGTTGGTCACCGCGTAGTGCAGCTCGCCGCTCTCCAGCGCGGCGGCGCGGGCGCCGGCATCGGGGATGAACTTGAAGACCACCCGGTCGAGCAGGGGCTTGCCGCTGTCCCAGTAGTTCGGGTTGCGCTCCAGCACCACATGGCTGCCGCGCACCCACTCCTTGAAGACGAAGGCGCCGGTGCCCACCGGCTTGGTGTTCCAGGGGTTGGCCATCACGTTGGTGCCGGCGTAGAGGTGCTTGGGCACGATCTGCGTCTCGGTGCCGAAGAGGGCCGACCACAGCACCACCGAGGGGCCGTCCAGGCGCAGCACCACGGTGTGCTCGTCGGGTGTCTCCACGGCGGTCACCCGGCCGAAGGTGGAGCTGCCGCGCGGGTGCACCTTCTTCACCACTTCCAGCAGCGAGTACTGCACGTCGGCCGAGGTGAAGGGATGGCCGTCGTGCCACTTCACGCCGCGGCGCAGCTTGAAGGTGATGGTCTTGCCGTCCTTGGATTCGCTCCAGGATTCGGCCAGCTGGGGCTGGGGCTTGAAGTCCTTGTCGTAGCGCACGAGCCCGTCGAAGATGCTGGCCGAGATGACCACCGCCGGCTGCGAGATGTTGATGCCGGCGACCAGGCCCGCCGGCTCCGGCAGCACGTTGGCGACCAGGGTGCCACCCTTGACCGGGCTGGAATCGGCCGCCCAGGAAGCGTGGGAGAGCAGGCTGGCGCCCAGGCCGATGGCGGCTCCGGCTTCGAGGAACTGGCGGCGCGAGCGGACCGGGAATTCGGCGGCGTGGGGGATCTGATGTGTCAAGACGGAACTCGGTGGCGGTGAAGGCAGGGACACCCGACGGTAAGAGCCGCGGCGGCATCGACCAAGGAAGAAAACCGCCTATGCATATGAGGGAAGGGCCGGCCCGGCTCAGGCCGCCGCCGGCGTAGGGGATGTAGTTGACGGCTCGCGCCTATGGTGCCGCTGGCGCCGGCGACGGTCTCCACCACCACCGCCTGCGCCCACTGGAGCGAGAGTATTCAAATAACCTTGGGTGAAATCGTGATGAGGGCCGTCGGCGCTAAATGATGCCCCGGACAAAAAACATCATTCCGGCCAGCATCGAAATCACCATGCCCCAATACTGAGTGCGCGGCAGCAGGGGAATTCGATAAATGCCCTGTGTCGAAATCAGCTTGAGCGCGGTGATCTGATACGTGTGCGACAGGGCGATGCTGAGAATCAGCGCGGCCCAGCAGCAAATGAAGCTGCCCTTGTGGTCCCCCTTGAGCGCAGCCTGCAGGGGCAGGCCGGACACGTCCTTCATATAAAACACGGGGAGAAACATGGCGGCGGTGGCCAGCTTGGCGCAAGCCTCCGCGCTCTTTGCCCAGCCGGCCATGGTGTTCGCATAGAAATTCTCGGTCATGGTTATTTCCTTTAAAAATAAAGCATCTCGGCAATAAATCCGATGGACTGCGCGAGGTAATCGCCTCTCAAAGTGAGCACCCGCGACTTTTCAAATGATGTAACAGGATGGATACTAATTCGGGGGCTTAACCAACAGCAATACCGGAGACGACATGATCGAAATTCGGCTTCCTGAGCAGGCGGGCATCGTGAACCTGGGCAATGGCATCGCGATCCATTCCCGCGGTCTGGCCGGCTCCGTGTATGTGGACGCCGGCGGGCCCGGCGCACGGGACCTGGCCGGCGGCCCGCTGGCGCTGCGGCTCACCCAGGCGGGGCTGCGTCCCGGACCCTTGCTGGCGACGGCTGCGCCGCCGGGAGCCGGAACGCCCTCCCTGAGCCGGCTGGCCAGCCGCTCGCTCCAGCCGGGCGCGGCCGATGCCCCCTCCGCCGCGACAGTGACGATAGACGTCGACGTGCCAGACGGCGAGGCCTGCGTGCTGCTGGTCGAGGATGGCGCCGGCTGCCTCCACTGGGTGGTGCCCGAGGAGCCCTTCGCGGCGCCCGAAGCCGCCGCGCGCTCCCTGGGCCGCACGGTCAGTTTCCCGGTGCCCGCCGATACCCTGGTGGCCGCCGAAGGCACGCGCGGTTTGCTCGGCCGCCTGGACAGCGCGGGCGCCAGGGTGCAGGCCTGGTTCTTCGCGGCCACCGACGCGGTGCTGGGGCCGGTCATCCACGGATTCGCCCGCAAGTGGGAGACGCAGAACCGCCCCTGCTTCACCCGCGGCTTCACGCCCTCCGACTACCGCATCGACGACCCGCATTTCGCCCGCCTCGACGACGCCGCCTGGCGGGCGCTGGCGGCCGGGCCGGCCCTGCTCTTCGTGCACGGCACCTTCAGCAGCAGCGGGGCCTTCCAGGGCCTGCAGCCGGCCGTCATGCAGTCGCTGGCCGCGGCCTACGGCGGGCGCATGTTCGCCTTCAACCATCCGACGATGACGGCCGACCCGCGCGAGAACGCCATCGCCTTCCTCAGCCAGATGCCGCAGGACCTGCGCCTGGAAGTCGACATCGTCTGCCACAGCCGCGGCGGGCTGGTGGCGCGGCAGATGGCGGCCCTGGGCAGCGCCGGCGGGCGCCTCAAGGTGCGCCGCATCGTCTTCGTCGGCGCCACCAACGCCGGCACGGCGCTGGCGAACGGCGATCACATGGTCGACATGGTCAGCCGCTTCACCACCCTGGCCAGGTTCATCCCGGAGGGCGTGACCCGGACGGTGGTCGATGCGCTGGTGCTGGCGGTCAAGGTGGCGGGCCACGGCCTGCTGGCGGACCTGGAAGGCCTGCGGGCCATGGATCCGAGCGGCAAATTCATGCGCGAGCTCAACGTGCCCGCCGCATCGCAGGTGGAGCTGTTCGCGATCGCGTCGAACTTCGAGCCCAAGGCCGGTACGCCCTTCATCAGCCTGCGGCGTGCCGAGGATCTCGCCGCGGACCAGGTCTTCGGCTCCGACCAGAACGACCTGGTGGTGCCGACGCAGGGCGTCTTCTCCAGAAACGGCGCGACGGGTTTTCCGATCGCCGAAACCCGCCTGCTGAACTACACGGCCGCCGACGGCGTGGTGCACACCGGCTATTTCGACGAGGCCCGCACCGGTGAGCGTCTGCTCGAATGGCTGGCCGGCGGATCGCGTGCGGCGGCGGCAGGCTCGGCCGCGTCCGGCGCGACGGCCGCGGAGGTGGCCCGCATGTTCGACGCCATGCGCGACCGGGCGGTGCAGCAGCTGACGACGACAACCAGCGGCGGCCGGGCGCTGGCGCGTGGCGGCAATGCCGAATTCACCCCGGCCGAGCTGGAGAAACTGCGGCCGCACGTGGTGAACCTGAGCGAAGGCGTGTTCAAGGCCAGCGGCATCTACTCGTCCACCCCGCAGGACGTGGACGCCATGGTGCAGGAGCACATCCCGCGCTTCGCCGAGAAGCTGCCGGCCGGGCAGAAGCTGCGCATCGTGGTGTGGGCCCATGGCGGACTGATCGGCGAACGCGACGGCCTGCGCATCGCCCAGAAACACATCGACTGGTGGCTTGCCAACGGCGTCTTCCCGATCTACGTGGTGTGGGAGACCGGCCTGTTCGATGCCCTGCGCAGCATCCTGGAGCAGGTGCGCCGCAAGCTCCCCGGCATGGGTGGCCGCGACCTGTTCGACTACACCAGCGACCCGCTGCTGGAGCTGGGCGCGCATGCGCTCGGCGGGGTGAGCATCTGGGGCGCGATGAAGCGCAATGCCGAGCTGGCCAGCGGCGCCGATGGCGGCGCCCGCCTGATAGCCCGGCGGCTGGCAGATCTGGCGGCGTCCGACGACTGGCGCCGCGGCCGCGAGGTCGAGTTCCACGCCGTCGGCCACAGCGCCGGCTCCATCTTCCATTCCTGGTTCCTGCCCGCCGCCGTCGACGAGAAGATGCCGGCCTTCAAGACCCTGCAGCTGCTGGCACCGGCCATCACGGTGGCCGAGTTCGACAGCCGGCTGGCGGGCCGGATCGGGCCGGACGGGGCCGCCGAGCGCGCCATCCTCTACACGATGAAACGCTCGTACGAGGAGGACGACAACTGCGCGGGCATCTACCGCAAGTCGCTGCTCTACCTCATCCACCACGCCCTGGAGCCGCAGGTGCGCACGCCCATCCTGGGGCTGGAGCTGTCGCTGCGGGCCGACCCGGCGGCCGCCTCCCTGTTCGGCCTGAACGGCGCGCCGAACGCGGCGGGCAGGGTGGTCTGGTCGGTGAGCGAAGGCGACGGCCGCAACTCCAGCCGGTCGCAAAGCCACGGCGACTTCGACGACGATTCCGCCACCATGAACAGCGTGGCCGCCAACCTGCTCGACGAGGCCAACGCCCGCTGCGCCTATGTGGACAGCCGCGCCGCGCCGGCACGGGGGCTGGACCTCTGGCCGGTATCGGACGACTGGCTGCGCGGGGTGGACACATCGGCGGCCGCGGCACCATCGGCACTGGCTCCGCTGGCGCCCTCCGAGCCGCCGGCGGCGCATGCGGCACCGGCCACGGTGCGCCCGCCCCCGTCTCCGCCGGCCCCCGCGGGCGGCGGCGCCCGGCGGGCCCTGTGCATCGGCATCGACGCCTATCCGGCACCCAACACCCTGTCGGGCTGCGTCGACGACACCCGCACCTGGCAGCGCACCCTCACCGCCCTGGGCTTCGAGGTCGCATCGCTGTGCGACAAGGATGCGTCGCACCAGGCCATCGTCGAGACCCTGGGCGTACTGGTCCGCGATGCCAGGGCCGGCGACACCCTGGTGGTGCACTACTCCGGCCACGGCACCCAGGTGGACGATTTCGACGGGGACGAGGACGACGGCCTCGACGAAGCGCTGGTCCCCATCGATTTCCAGGCCGGCGCCTTCCTCGTCGACGACGACCTGCGCGACATCTTCCGGCAGCTGCCGCCGGGCGTGGACCTGACCTGCTTCATCGACTGCTGCCACTCCGGCACCATCACCCGCATGCTCGGCCGCAGCACCGGCGGCCCGCGGTCCGCGCCGGACACGCGTGCCCGGCTGCTCAAGCACACCGACGACTGGCAGGACTGGATGCGGGCCCACGAACGTTTCCGGCAACGCCAGGCCTCCCGCACACTCTCGCTGCGCGGCTCCCGCGCACTCGAAAACAACGCCATCGGCTGGGTCAATTTCTCCGCCTGCGCATCGCACGAGCTGGCCTACGAATCCGGCGGCAGCGGCGACTTCACCCGCCACACCACCGCGCTGCTGACCCGCGGCGCGCTGCAGCTGAGCAACCGGGCCTTCCAGGACGCGGTGATCCAGTCCTTCGGTGCGCAGCGCCGCCAGACCCCGCAGCTCGACTGTCCCGATGCGCAGCGCGACGTGCGGCTGCTGAAGTTCCTGCGCTGAAGGCCACGGCGATGACCCGCGCCAGCACACCGCAGGCCTCGGCGGCCAGCGCCCAGACACGCATCGACCAGACGCAGGACCGCCCGGAACACAAGCGCCGCGGCCGGGCGGTGCGCGGCCAGGACTTCGCCATCGGCCCGCGCGTGCTGCAGGGCAGCCGCCAGCGCGCCTACGAACGCGGGCAGGACGATCCCGTGTACCGGCCGCTGCGCATCTATGCGCTGGATCCTTCGGCCTCGGTCTCGGATGGCGCGCAGGCCATCGTCAACGTGCCGTACGAGCCGCTCAAGCTCACACCCTCCGGCCTGCGCGGAGCCATCCTGGAGGTGGTGGACGCGCCGGCGGCCGACCCCGTGCACCTCGACGACCCCTTCGTGCTGATGCGCCAGGGCCATATGCCGAGCCCGGAGGACGCAGGCTTTCGCCAGCAGATGACCTACGCGGTCGGCAGCACCACCTATGCGGCCTTCCGCCAGGCCCTGGGGCGCGAGGTGGCCTGGGGTTTCCGGCGCGATGACGGCGAGACCGGAAGCCGGCTGCGCCTGCGGCCCTGCGTGGAGCATCTGCAGAACGCCTTCTACGACCCCGGCCGTGGCGAGATCTGCTTCGGCGCCTTCGAGGCCGGCGCCTCCGTCTGCGGGCGCAACGTGCCGGGCGGCATGGTGTCGCTCAGCCTGGCCCACGATGTGGTGGTGCACGAGATGTCGCATGCGCTGCTGGACGGCCTGCGCTCGCATTTCCTGCACCCGTCCAACCTCGACGTGCTGGCCTTCCACGAAGGTTTCGCCGACCTGATCGCGGTGTTCCAGCGCTTCACCTACCGCGACGTGGTCAGCCGGGCGGTGCGGGCTTCGCGCGGCGAGATTTCGGCGTCCGAACTCATCACCGACATCGCGGTGCAGTTCGCGCAGGCGCTCGATGCCACCGGCGCGCTGCGCAGCGCCGCGCCGAAGGAAGAGCGCCGCTACGAGGACACGATAGAGCCGCACTTCCGCGGCGAGATCCTGGTGGCGGCCGTCTTCGATGCCTTCAACCGGGTGTACCAGCGCAAGACGGCCGCGCTGTTCAGGCTGGCCAGCGACGGCACCGGCCTGCTGCCGCCGGGCGAGATTTCCGAGCTGCTGGCCAACCAGCTGGCCGAGCGGGCCAGCGTGCTCGCATCGCAGTTCCTGTCGATCTGCATCCGGGCCATCGACTTCTGCCCGCCGGTGGACATCACCTTCGGCGAGTTCCTGCGCGCGGTCATCACGGCGGACATGGACCTGGTGCCCTCGGACGACTGGGGCTATCGCGAAGCCTGGATAGACGCCTTCGCAAAACGGCGCATCTACCCGGCGGGCGTCAAGAGCCTTTCGGAAAGCTCGCTGATCTGGCGGGCGCCCGCCAGCGCGCTGCCGCCCGAGCCTGAACTGAGTTTTTCGAGCCTGCGTTTCGATGGCGATCCGGGACGTGTCGCCAGCCCGGAGGAAATGCTGCGCCAGGCCACCGCCTTCGGCCAGCTGGCCGCCGACAAGGCCTATCTGCGCGAGTTCGGCCTGTGTCCGCCCGGCGACGCCGCGCTCGGCGAGGACACGGTCGACCTGCCGGTGGTGGAATCGGTCCGCGCGTCCCGGCGGGTCGGGCCCAGCGGCCAGGTGGTGTTCGACCTGATCGCCGAGATCACCCAGCGGCGTGTGGTGAAGAAGTCCGGCAAGGGACCCGGCTTCGACTTCTTCGGTGGCGCGACCGTGGTGCTCGACCCGCGGGGCCGTGTGCGCTATGCGGTCGGCAAGTCGGTGCTGGACGAGACGCGGCTGGAGGCCCAGCGCCGCTTCATCCAGAACGAGGGACAGGCCTTCTTCGGCATCGCGCCGCACGACAGCCTGTGGCCCGCGGAAAAACTGCTGCTGCGGCTGCACCAGGTGACCCGGCCGCAGCTGCGCGCGAGTGTCGGCACCCGCGCGATGGTGCGCGGCCTGGAATCGACCGAGGCCGGCCGGTCCGCCGTGCGCTACCTGGCACGCCGCGGGCAGACGCAGCCCTGGGTTTCGCTGCTGAAGCATTGCCTGAACCTGGACCGGAACCTGGCCTTGATGCCGGCGCTGGACGACTCGTCCGACTACGACATGGCGGTCGAACAGGCGGTGAGCCGCCTGCAGATGGCCAGCAAGGCATCGGTGGACGGCATCGCCGGGCCTGCGACATGGGGCATCGTGGGAACCCGGCTGCGCGGGCAGAAGGACACGGCCCTGCCGGACGCGGCCGCGGATACGCCGCGCTGGATCGGGGGATTGCTGAAGAACGATCCGGTCACCACCAGGCTCGGCGGTCTGGACATCGAAGCGGTCATCGACATGACGGAGTTCAGCTTTGGGCCGCTCGGCTCCGCCCAGCGCACCGGCCTCGCCTATCTGCTGGACCGCCTGCGGTCGGACCGGGACATCACGGACCTGCGTTGGGCCGCCTACATGCTGGCCACGGTCAAGCACGAGTGCGGCAATACCTGGCGGCCGATCGAGGAATACGGCAAGGGCGCCGGCAAGGCGTACGGGCAAGCCGTGACCGTGAGGGACGGTTCCGGGAATCCCCTGCGCAATGTCTATTTCGGCAGGGGCTACGTGCAGCTGACGTGGCAGCAGAACTATGCCGCCATCGGCATGGCGCTGGGGCTCGGGCGGGAACTGGAGATCCATCCCGAGAAGGTCCTGGATCCGGGCATCGCCTACGACGTCATGTCCTATGGAATGCGGCACGGGACGTTCACCGGCAAGAGACTGCAGTCGTATTTTTCCGCCTCTCTCGCGGATTACCTGAATGCGCGCCGGATCATCAACGGCACCGATTGCGCCGAGTCGATCGCCGGATACGCCAACCGGTTCCAGACCATGCTTCAGGCCTGCGCCTAGGACATCGGGAATCGCCGTTCGCGCCCTCGGCCTACTGCGGCGCCAGGGGCCGTGCTGAAGAATCGCGGGTCCTCCTTCGGAACCCCCATGCAGCACCACGACCACCATCCCGAGACCGGAACGCGCCCATGAGCCGGCCGGTCGTCAAGCAGGGCGCCGAGCGCCCGATCGCGATCTACGGCGCCATCGCCGCCAACGTGGCCATCGCCGTCACCAAGTTCATCGTGGCAGGCCTCACCGGCAGTTCGGCCATGCTCTCCGAAGGCATCCATTCGGCGGTGGACACCTTCAACGGCCTCTTGCTGCTGCTGGGCCTGCGCCTGAGCAAGCGGCCGGCCAGCCAGGAACATCCCTTCGGCCATGGCAAGGAGCTGTACTTCTGGAGCCTGATCGTGGCGGTGCTGATCTTCGGGCTGGGCGGCGGTGCCTCGGTCTACGAGGGCATACAGCATGTGCGCCATCCGGTGGCGTTGAGCGATCCGACCTGGAACTACCTGGTGCTGGCCGCCGCGGCCCTGTTCGAGGGCACCAGCTTCGTGATCGCGCTGCGCGAGTTCCTGTCCGAGAAACGCAGCGGCGTGCCCTTCTGGCGGGCGATCCGCAG contains the following coding sequences:
- a CDS encoding ABC transporter substrate-binding protein: MTHQIPHAAEFPVRSRRQFLEAGAAIGLGASLLSHASWAADSSPVKGGTLVANVLPEPAGLVAGINISQPAVVISASIFDGLVRYDKDFKPQPQLAESWSESKDGKTITFKLRRGVKWHDGHPFTSADVQYSLLEVVKKVHPRGSSTFGRVTAVETPDEHTVVLRLDGPSVVLWSALFGTETQIVPKHLYAGTNVMANPWNTKPVGTGAFVFKEWVRGSHVVLERNPNYWDSGKPLLDRVVFKFIPDAGARAAALESGELHYAVTNPVPESDVERLRRNPALVVDTKGWEAPAPMFFIDFNMQRPQFQDVRIRRAFAHALDRKALADNIWYGLAKPAEGPVPSYQKQFFKPGLPQYAFDPAQAEKLFDEAGLKRGADGVRLRINHMVSPYGPVYQRAAEYTRQALGKVGVELTLVNFDLPTWIRKMYTDYDFDTAQGWYSAYPDPQIGVERRYWSQNIRKGSVSSNAARYSSTEMDRIIQGIHDEADVNKRRELIGQMQQLAQVDVPSINLLELNFYAIYSKRLQGLREGPLRFYSTLADAWLAPPAA
- a CDS encoding DUF7379 domain-containing protein translates to MIEIRLPEQAGIVNLGNGIAIHSRGLAGSVYVDAGGPGARDLAGGPLALRLTQAGLRPGPLLATAAPPGAGTPSLSRLASRSLQPGAADAPSAATVTIDVDVPDGEACVLLVEDGAGCLHWVVPEEPFAAPEAAARSLGRTVSFPVPADTLVAAEGTRGLLGRLDSAGARVQAWFFAATDAVLGPVIHGFARKWETQNRPCFTRGFTPSDYRIDDPHFARLDDAAWRALAAGPALLFVHGTFSSSGAFQGLQPAVMQSLAAAYGGRMFAFNHPTMTADPRENAIAFLSQMPQDLRLEVDIVCHSRGGLVARQMAALGSAGGRLKVRRIVFVGATNAGTALANGDHMVDMVSRFTTLARFIPEGVTRTVVDALVLAVKVAGHGLLADLEGLRAMDPSGKFMRELNVPAASQVELFAIASNFEPKAGTPFISLRRAEDLAADQVFGSDQNDLVVPTQGVFSRNGATGFPIAETRLLNYTAADGVVHTGYFDEARTGERLLEWLAGGSRAAAAGSAASGATAAEVARMFDAMRDRAVQQLTTTTSGGRALARGGNAEFTPAELEKLRPHVVNLSEGVFKASGIYSSTPQDVDAMVQEHIPRFAEKLPAGQKLRIVVWAHGGLIGERDGLRIAQKHIDWWLANGVFPIYVVWETGLFDALRSILEQVRRKLPGMGGRDLFDYTSDPLLELGAHALGGVSIWGAMKRNAELASGADGGARLIARRLADLAASDDWRRGREVEFHAVGHSAGSIFHSWFLPAAVDEKMPAFKTLQLLAPAITVAEFDSRLAGRIGPDGAAERAILYTMKRSYEEDDNCAGIYRKSLLYLIHHALEPQVRTPILGLELSLRADPAAASLFGLNGAPNAAGRVVWSVSEGDGRNSSRSQSHGDFDDDSATMNSVAANLLDEANARCAYVDSRAAPARGLDLWPVSDDWLRGVDTSAAAAPSALAPLAPSEPPAAHAAPATVRPPPSPPAPAGGGARRALCIGIDAYPAPNTLSGCVDDTRTWQRTLTALGFEVASLCDKDASHQAIVETLGVLVRDARAGDTLVVHYSGHGTQVDDFDGDEDDGLDEALVPIDFQAGAFLVDDDLRDIFRQLPPGVDLTCFIDCCHSGTITRMLGRSTGGPRSAPDTRARLLKHTDDWQDWMRAHERFRQRQASRTLSLRGSRALENNAIGWVNFSACASHELAYESGGSGDFTRHTTALLTRGALQLSNRAFQDAVIQSFGAQRRQTPQLDCPDAQRDVRLLKFLR
- a CDS encoding cation diffusion facilitator family transporter, whose translation is MSRPVVKQGAERPIAIYGAIAANVAIAVTKFIVAGLTGSSAMLSEGIHSAVDTFNGLLLLLGLRLSKRPASQEHPFGHGKELYFWSLIVAVLIFGLGGGASVYEGIQHVRHPVALSDPTWNYLVLAAAALFEGTSFVIALREFLSEKRSGVPFWRAIRSSKDPSNYTVIAEDGAALAGLALAACGVYFSHKLQRPELDGVASILIGLLLAAVAVLLVRESRGLLIGEGLRPETAERIRAMAMGHPGVRQAGKVLSMYLGPDEVLVTLDISFDPGALASDAGLTIAALEAEVRRQFPVIRRLFIAGVD